One part of the Gemmatimonadaceae bacterium genome encodes these proteins:
- a CDS encoding ABC transporter substrate-binding protein gives MTTVRSALLPSLIALLVAGACREARDPGLNRGTTVVMAVPDAGALQPDQWQNLDFLMFLPLATLNEHGELEGRLARSWEPSTDFKELTYHLRTDVRWDDGEPVTARDVKFTVDLVAQYDDEYTGYSATIVDDSTVRIGAPRPDYIDDIVYYPEHLLKSLDRRKFWEWDFWTHPVGNGPFRFVRYLPGRLIEFEANPGYYKGKPRIQRLILKFVGEAGLTELLSGNVDMARGEDSQVPLIANDARFSIHRVLNSPAIPIYWKADHPLFRDPRVRLALTHALDRSELLRVMNLPPDALIIDAIVRRRQLRRRDWPEPLAYDTAFARTLLEAAGWVDRDGDGILDKDGRPFRFTASVESGPGIEKMAVYVQAQLRRVGVQMDIQLHDAAIMWGKLGAGDFEAWMHLHYPWALRKDFGRGNPLRYANEEAFDLIERLEHTADPDEADRVSDKISETFRADPPMVRLIQVSTAWFVHRRIRGLNTPFHVSPAMRMEDLWVEN, from the coding sequence ATGACCACCGTCCGTTCAGCGCTGCTTCCGTCGCTCATTGCGTTGCTTGTTGCGGGCGCGTGTCGCGAGGCGCGCGATCCGGGGCTCAACCGCGGCACAACAGTAGTCATGGCGGTCCCGGACGCGGGCGCCTTGCAGCCGGACCAGTGGCAGAATCTGGATTTCCTCATGTTTCTTCCGCTCGCGACGCTCAATGAGCACGGCGAGCTCGAGGGCCGGCTGGCGCGAAGCTGGGAACCTTCCACCGACTTCAAGGAGTTGACGTACCATCTGCGGACCGACGTTAGATGGGACGACGGGGAACCCGTCACCGCCCGGGACGTCAAGTTCACGGTTGATCTGGTCGCGCAGTACGACGATGAGTATACCGGATACAGCGCGACGATCGTCGACGACTCGACGGTACGGATCGGCGCGCCGAGACCGGACTACATCGACGACATCGTCTACTACCCGGAGCACCTGCTCAAGTCGCTCGATCGACGCAAGTTCTGGGAGTGGGACTTCTGGACGCACCCCGTGGGGAACGGACCCTTCCGCTTCGTTCGTTACCTGCCCGGGAGACTGATCGAGTTCGAGGCCAATCCAGGTTATTACAAGGGCAAGCCACGCATTCAACGCCTTATCCTCAAGTTCGTTGGCGAGGCGGGTCTGACGGAATTGCTGAGTGGAAACGTAGACATGGCGAGGGGCGAGGACAGTCAGGTCCCGCTCATCGCGAACGACGCGCGCTTCAGTATCCATCGTGTACTGAATTCGCCCGCGATTCCTATTTATTGGAAGGCCGACCATCCGCTCTTCCGTGACCCGCGCGTGCGGCTCGCTCTCACGCACGCCCTGGACCGTAGCGAGCTGCTGCGTGTGATGAACCTACCGCCCGACGCGCTGATCATAGACGCGATCGTTAGGCGGAGGCAGTTACGCCGCCGCGACTGGCCAGAGCCGCTGGCATACGACACGGCTTTCGCGCGGACGCTGCTCGAGGCTGCGGGTTGGGTGGACCGCGATGGCGACGGAATCCTCGACAAGGACGGACGCCCGTTCCGCTTTACCGCCAGCGTAGAAAGCGGACCCGGCATCGAAAAGATGGCCGTCTACGTCCAGGCGCAATTGCGGCGAGTCGGCGTGCAGATGGATATCCAGTTGCACGATGCCGCAATCATGTGGGGTAAGCTGGGCGCCGGCGATTTCGAGGCGTGGATGCATCTTCACTATCCCTGGGCATTGCGCAAAGATTTCGGGAGAGGCAACCCGCTCAGGTACGCGAACGAAGAGGCATTCGACCTGATCGAACGATTGGAGCACACGGCTGACCCGGACGAGGCGGACCGGGTCTCCGACAAGATTTCGGAAACATTTCGGGCTGACCCTCCGATGGTACGGCTGATCCAAGTTTCGACCGCCTGGTTCGTCCATCGGCGAATCCGCGGTCTGAACACCCCGTTTCATGTCTCGCCCGCGATGCGCATGGAGGATCTGTGGGTAGAGAACTGA
- a CDS encoding tetratricopeptide repeat protein — MSGFWRSVGSCMDTSQIALAFNQLAIDFRHVGRFDDATRVLEQALAINRSRKSEVGIAQGLYNLSNVVASTGDLERAIQLREESLGHADRIGERRGQSLILTSLGAAQLQIGNREAARPYLVRALALGPLIHAGVLRHAS; from the coding sequence ATGAGCGGCTTCTGGCGGTCAGTCGGGAGCTGCATGGACACGTCGCAGATCGCCCTCGCCTTCAATCAGCTTGCGATCGACTTCAGACACGTTGGACGCTTCGACGATGCCACCCGCGTGCTTGAACAGGCGCTTGCCATCAATCGGAGCAGGAAGAGCGAGGTCGGGATTGCACAGGGCCTTTACAACCTCTCGAACGTTGTCGCATCCACCGGAGATCTCGAGCGCGCGATTCAGCTTCGTGAGGAATCACTCGGCCACGCCGACCGGATCGGGGAGCGCCGGGGCCAGTCGCTCATCCTCACGTCACTCGGCGCCGCACAGCTGCAGATCGGGAATCGAGAGGCGGCGAGGCCGTACCTGGTGAGGGCTCTCGCTCTCGGCCCGCTGATTCATGCAGGAGTTCTACGACACGCTTCGTGA
- a CDS encoding DUF2283 domain-containing protein: protein MNVKYFKDTDTALLEFSDQPVDETREISENVYVDLDKQGNLVSMTIEHAARRASLPHVSVEEIDASAV, encoded by the coding sequence ATGAATGTCAAGTACTTCAAGGACACAGATACAGCTCTGCTCGAGTTCTCAGATCAACCCGTGGACGAAACGCGGGAGATTTCGGAGAACGTGTATGTGGATCTGGACAAACAGGGGAACCTGGTCAGCATGACCATCGAACACGCCGCACGTCGGGCCTCCCTCCCGCACGTGAGTGTCGAAGAGATCGACGCGAGCGCCGTATAA
- a CDS encoding amidohydrolase — protein MNLEIRAAVLNGKAHDVTISDGRIESIRPHARTPDTGRSGEKNDARVIDAQGLHAFPSFRNGHTHVAMVLFRGYGDDMPLMDWLRTRIWPAEAQLTEEDVYAGARLGIVEMIRGGTTFFNEMYWHRPALVRAAEELGVRALIGQTIIDAGDAEMVTRQKAALERLAREAPASESGRVRLCAAPHSVYTVTPDDLRWVSEIATEHDLLVHIHLSETEDEVENCLRLHGCRPTMLLERSGLIGPRLVAAHGQFLDDDELSLLGAAGASLVTNPAANLKLATGGIFPLAAARAAGVRVCLGTDGAASNNTLSMIEAMKLAALLQKHRERSAVALSAAEALAMATTTPAEVFRLGSGRIEVGAPADLILVDFSGPATQPLHDPVSQLVYAANAACVHTTICDGRVMMHAGVVEVCDEREVVEQAAATVRELLKRVGATSAA, from the coding sequence TTGAACCTGGAAATACGCGCGGCCGTCCTGAATGGCAAGGCGCACGACGTCACCATAAGCGACGGGCGGATCGAATCGATTCGTCCGCATGCGCGAACTCCCGATACCGGGCGAAGTGGTGAAAAAAACGATGCTCGGGTGATTGACGCTCAGGGGCTGCACGCGTTCCCGTCCTTCCGAAACGGACACACCCACGTGGCAATGGTGTTGTTCCGCGGTTACGGGGACGACATGCCGCTGATGGATTGGCTGCGCACGCGTATCTGGCCGGCAGAGGCGCAGCTCACCGAGGAGGACGTTTACGCCGGCGCGCGACTCGGCATCGTCGAGATGATCCGCGGGGGGACGACGTTCTTCAACGAGATGTACTGGCATCGGCCGGCACTCGTGCGAGCGGCGGAGGAGCTGGGAGTGCGCGCGCTGATCGGGCAGACCATCATCGACGCGGGGGACGCGGAGATGGTGACGCGGCAGAAGGCGGCACTCGAGCGACTGGCGAGGGAAGCGCCTGCGAGCGAGAGTGGTCGCGTCAGGCTGTGCGCCGCGCCGCACTCAGTCTACACCGTGACACCTGACGATCTCAGATGGGTGAGCGAGATCGCCACCGAGCACGACCTGCTCGTGCACATCCATCTCTCGGAGACCGAGGACGAAGTCGAGAACTGTCTCCGCCTCCACGGCTGCCGGCCGACAATGCTGCTCGAGCGGTCAGGTCTCATCGGGCCGCGGCTGGTCGCGGCGCACGGGCAGTTCCTCGACGACGACGAGCTCTCACTCCTCGGCGCAGCCGGGGCGTCGCTTGTGACGAACCCGGCTGCGAATCTGAAGCTCGCTACGGGCGGCATCTTCCCGCTGGCTGCAGCGCGCGCCGCGGGTGTGCGTGTCTGCCTCGGCACCGACGGCGCGGCATCGAACAATACGCTCAGCATGATCGAAGCGATGAAGCTCGCTGCGCTGCTGCAGAAGCACAGAGAGCGCAGCGCCGTTGCGCTGTCGGCGGCGGAAGCGCTCGCGATGGCGACGACGACGCCCGCGGAGGTATTTCGCCTAGGTTCCGGTCGCATCGAGGTTGGCGCTCCAGCGGACCTCATTCTCGTGGATTTCTCAGGGCCTGCGACGCAGCCGCTGCACGATCCCGTGTCGCAGCTGGTTTACGCCGCGAACGCGGCGTGCGTGCATACGACGATATGCGACGGCCGAGTGATGATGCATGCCGGCGTGGTAGAGGTATGTGATGAGCGTGAGGTCGTCGAGCAGGCCGCTGCTACCGTTCGTGAATTGCTGAAGCGAGTCGGCGCCACGTCGGCCGCCTGA